ATGAGCTCGAACCGAACGCCCAATGTATCCCCCAAATAGGTCATCAAGGGGTTAAACCTCTGCCACATCTCAATGGGTAGGTACTCAGGGAGGAAGGCGACCTTATAGATCTCCTTTGCCAGCAGGGGTTGTGGACGCCCTATGAGGAGAAATAGAAACGATATGAAGATCATAAGAGAGATAAATATTGTCCTCTTCATCCCCTCTTAACCACTAATTCTATCTTCTTCTTAGCCTCTCGATGGCGGCCTTGAGGCTTATCTCCATCCTCCGCAAGGCCTCAGCCAATACCCCGATCTCGTCCTTGGTCTTCACCTCTATCCTCGCCCCTAGATCCCCCATGCTTATCCGATCGGCCACCTGGGCCAGATGCAGCAGGGGCTGGGTAATCCGCCGGGAGATCAATATAGCCGCTGTTATCGCCACAAGCAGCGCAATGATGGCCATGATACCGATGGCCACCATCTGTTCTTGGGCCTCCTTTTCAAACCTCTCCTTTAACCTCACGATAGGAGAACGAAATTCATCTATATATGTCGTGGCCGCAATGCCGTATTTGCCCCCCTCCACAGGGACACATATCATAAACTTATCCCTTATCTTGCCATCAGGGTCCTCCCATTTATAATAGC
This Deltaproteobacteria bacterium DNA region includes the following protein-coding sequences:
- a CDS encoding HAMP domain-containing protein, which produces YYKWEDPDGKIRDKFMICVPVEGGKYGIAATTYIDEFRSPIVRLKERFEKEAQEQMVAIGIMAIIALLVAITAAILISRRITQPLLHLAQVADRISMGDLGARIEVKTKDEIGVLAEALRRMEISLKAAIERLRRR